In Burkholderia sp. GAS332, one DNA window encodes the following:
- a CDS encoding flagellar basal-body rod protein FlgG, protein MNRSLYIAATGMNAQQAQMDVISNNLANVSTNGFKGSRAVFEDLLYQTIRQPGANSTQQTELPSGIQLGTGVQQVATERLYTQGNLQQTGNSKDLAINGQGFFQVQMPDGTTAYTRDGSFQTNAQGQLVTSSGYQVIPAITVPNNATSITIGSDGVVSITVAGSTNSQQLGSMQLATFINPAGLDAKGENLFAETASSGAPNIAQPGLNGAGTLNQGYVEASNVNVVQELVNMIQTQRAYEINSKAVTTSDQMLQTLSQMQV, encoded by the coding sequence ATGAATCGCTCACTCTACATCGCCGCTACCGGCATGAATGCGCAACAGGCGCAGATGGACGTGATTTCGAACAACCTCGCGAACGTCAGCACCAATGGTTTCAAGGGCTCGCGCGCGGTGTTCGAGGACCTGCTGTACCAGACCATCCGCCAGCCGGGTGCGAACTCGACGCAGCAAACCGAACTGCCGTCCGGCATCCAGCTCGGCACCGGCGTACAACAGGTCGCCACCGAGCGTCTGTACACGCAGGGCAACCTGCAGCAGACCGGCAACTCGAAAGACCTCGCCATCAACGGCCAGGGCTTTTTCCAGGTGCAGATGCCCGACGGCACGACTGCCTACACCCGCGACGGCTCGTTCCAGACCAACGCGCAAGGGCAGCTCGTCACCTCGAGCGGCTATCAGGTCATCCCGGCCATCACGGTTCCGAACAACGCAACCTCGATCACGATTGGCAGCGACGGCGTGGTGTCGATCACCGTCGCCGGCTCGACCAACAGCCAGCAACTCGGCTCGATGCAGCTCGCGACCTTCATCAACCCGGCCGGTCTGGATGCGAAGGGTGAAAACCTGTTCGCGGAAACCGCTTCGTCGGGCGCGCCGAACATCGCGCAACCGGGCCTGAACGGCGCCGGCACGCTGAATCAGGGTTACGTGGAAGCATCGAACGTGAACGTGGTGCAGGAACTGGTGAACATGATCCAGACGCAGCGCGCTTACGAAATCAACAGCAAGGCCGTGACGACCTCCGACCAGATGCTGCAGACCCTCAGTCAGATGCAGGTTTAA